The following proteins come from a genomic window of Lolium rigidum isolate FL_2022 chromosome 5, APGP_CSIRO_Lrig_0.1, whole genome shotgun sequence:
- the LOC124657472 gene encoding RING-H2 finger protein ATL80-like — protein sequence MPRHLLQESVDRLAAMAAPPAAMAGGGGAVHTDTLLILTAVFCFLLCVVGLALVARCSRLCNPSVFSDDAPGAMVSKASYKGIKKKALQLLPTVSWRPEHGEKGEEVPECAICLAEFASGDEVRVLPPCGHGFHVACVDVWLLSSSTCPSCRRALVVVAAPPPAEPPATCSCAPAAQVSSTARCWPSAP from the coding sequence ATGCCGCGACACCTGCTGCAGGAGTCCGTCGACCGCCTGGCCGCGATGGCCGCACCGCCCGCGgccatggccggcggcggcggggccgtgCACACGGACACGCTGCTCATCCTGACGGCGGTGTTCTGCTTCCTTCTCTGCGTGGTCGGGCTGGCCCTCGTCGCGCGGTGCTCACGGCTCTGCAACCCCTCGGTCTTCTCCGACGACGCGCCGGGGGCAATGGTGTCCAAGGCGTCGTACAAGGGGATCAAGAAGAAGGCGCTGCAGCTGCTGCCCACGGTGTCATGGAGGCCAGAACACGGGGAGAagggcgaggaggtgccggagtGCGCCATCTGTCTCGCCGAGTTCGCGAGCGGCGACGAGGTGCGCGTGCTCCCGCCGTGCGGCCACGGCTTCCACGTCGCCTGCGTCGACGTCTGGCTCCTCTCCAGCTCCACCTGCCCCTCCTGCCGccgcgccctcgtcgtcgtcgcagcGCCGCCACCCGCCGAGCCTCCCGCGACGTGTTCGTGTGCCCCCGCGGCGCAGGTCTCGTCCACCGCCCGCTGCTGGCCGTCGGCGCCGTAG
- the LOC124657474 gene encoding probable E3 ubiquitin-protein ligase ATL44, with protein sequence MPRHLLQESVGRLTEMGAPPLATAKVAGGVHTDTLLILGAVLCFLLCVVGLALVAHCCRLCNPSAFSVDAMAAKAPCRGIKKKALQSLPTVLWPAPEQTPERLEQQEEAGDVPECAICLAEFTSGDEVRVLPTCGHGFHAACVDVWLLSSSTCPSCRRALVVAPPAATGCAPPHTCCERPDVAPQVSATGAGASRCRSSA encoded by the coding sequence ATGCCGCGCCACCTGCTGCAGGAGTCCGTCGGCCGCCTGACCGAGATGGGCGCGCCGCCGCTGGCCACGGCGAAGGTCGCCGGCGGCGTGCACACGGACACGCTGCTCATCCTGGGGGCCGTGCTCTGCTTCCTGCTCTGCGTCGTCGGGCTGGCCCTCGTCGCGCACTGCTGCCGGCTCTGCAACCCCTCCGCCTTCTCCGTCGACGCAATGGCGGCCAAGGCGCCGTGCAGGGGGATCAAGAAGAAGGCGCTGCAGTCGCTGCCCACCGTGCTGTGGCCGGCACCGGAGCAGACGCCGGAGCGGCTGGAGCAACAAGAGGAGGCTGGGGATGTGCCAGAGTGCGCCATCTGCCTGGCGGAATTCACAAGCGGCGACGAGGTGCGCGTGCTCCCGACGTGTGGCCACGGCTTCCACGCCGCCTGCGTCGACGTCTGGCTCCTCTCCAGCTCCACCTGCCCCTCCTGCCGccgcgccctcgtcgtcgctccgCCCGCAGCAACCGGGTGTGCTCCTCCTCACACGTGCTGCGAGCGCCCCGACGTCGCGCCGCAGGTCTCGGCCACCGGCGCCGGCGCATCCCGTTGCCGGTCGTCGGCGTAG
- the LOC124657473 gene encoding probable E3 ubiquitin-protein ligase ATL44, whose protein sequence is MPRHLLQESVDRLAAMAEPPASAAGGAGGVHTDTILIMAAVLCFLLCVVGLALVARWSRFCNPSAYSVDAMAAKAPCKGIKKKALQSLPTVSWAAPEQSEQQEEVPECAICLAEFAPGDEVRVLPTCGHGFHAACVDVWLLSRSTCPSCRRALVVSLPPATEPPTTTRCCERPGVALQYSATGAAASRCRSSAQ, encoded by the coding sequence ATGCCGCGCCATCTGCTGCAGGAGTCCGTCGACCGCCTGGCCGCGATGGCCGAGccgccggcgtcggcggccggCGGTGCTGGGGGCGTGCACACGGACACGATCCTCATCATGGCGGCGGTGCTCTGCTTCCTGCTCTGCGTGGTCGGGCTGGCGCTCGTCGCGCGGTGGTCCAGGTTCTGCAACCCATCCGCATACTCCGTCGACGCAATGGCGGCCAAGGCGCCCTGCAAGGGGATAAAAAAGAAGGCGCTGCAGTCGCTGCCCACCGtgtcgtgggcggcgccggagcaGAGTGAGCAGCAGGAAGAGGTGCCGGAGTGCGCCATCTGCCTCGCCGAGTTCGCGCCCGGCGACGAGGTGCGCGTGCTCCCGACGTGCGGCCACGGCTTCCACGCCGCCTGCGTCGACGTCTGGCTCCTCTCCAGGTCCACCTGCCCCTCCTGCCGCCGCGCCCTCGTCGTCTCGCTGCCGCCAGCAACCGAACCTCCGACGACGACAAGGTGCTGTGAGCGGCCCGGCGTTGCTCTGCAGTACTCGGCCACCGGCGCGGCCGCATCTCGTTGCCGGTCCTCGGCACAGTAG